A genomic window from Terrisporobacter glycolicus ATCC 14880 = DSM 1288 includes:
- a CDS encoding ABC transporter ATP-binding protein translates to MIEVENLCKSFTRQVKDKSNKKKFKTKKEEFLAVNNLSFKIGKGEIIGILGPNGAGKTTLLRMLGGILTPTSGQIKIGNYDYEEDKNAAKKEIGYLSGNTKLYNRFSPRELLTTFGSLYDMSKEEIEKSIHSIVEIMDMESFIDNRIENLSTGQTQRTSIARCLIHNPNIYIFDEPTLGLDVISSKSIIDFMKREKNRGKTVLYSTHYMEEAEILCDKIYMIHKGEFIAEGSCEELKSKYNTSSLRDIFINLASERGSLNEE, encoded by the coding sequence ATGATTGAGGTAGAAAATTTATGCAAATCCTTTACTAGACAAGTAAAAGATAAAAGTAATAAGAAAAAGTTTAAAACAAAAAAAGAAGAATTTTTAGCAGTAAATAATTTATCTTTTAAAATAGGAAAAGGAGAAATTATTGGAATATTAGGACCAAACGGAGCAGGAAAAACTACGCTACTTAGAATGCTTGGAGGAATCTTAACTCCAACTTCTGGACAAATTAAAATAGGAAACTATGACTATGAAGAAGATAAAAATGCAGCTAAAAAAGAAATAGGATATTTATCAGGAAATACAAAGCTATATAATAGATTTTCTCCTAGGGAACTTTTAACTACATTTGGAAGTCTATATGATATGTCAAAAGAAGAAATAGAAAAATCTATACATAGTATAGTAGAAATTATGGATATGGAAAGTTTTATTGATAATAGAATAGAAAACTTATCTACAGGACAAACACAAAGAACCTCTATTGCAAGATGTCTTATACATAATCCAAACATATACATATTTGATGAGCCTACATTAGGTTTAGATGTAATAAGCAGTAAATCAATTATAGATTTTATGAAAAGAGAGAAAAATAGAGGAAAGACTGTATTATATTCAACTCACTACATGGAGGAAGCAGAAATTCTATGTGACAAGATTTATATGATACATAAGGGTGAATTTATAGCTGAAGGCAGTTGTGAAGAACTTAAATCTAAGTATAATACAAGTAGCCTTAGAGACATATTTATAAACTTAGCAAGTGAAAGGGGGAGCTTAAATGAGGAGTAA
- a CDS encoding S8 family serine peptidase, with amino-acid sequence MENLQKIIVKQIPIINNKDVVRKSNIFITADKDYIPDGVSMINAPFMWSKGITGKNIKIAVIDSGCDTTHKDLQNRIIGGKNFTTEDNSNINKYEDYNGHGTHVCGTIAASNDNYGVNITSTFLNGKYEILSGTSMATPHVTGFLALLIEWSKKEFGRKLSEAELYGQLIKNTSTLPILRTLQGNGLVFMDPKNVLK; translated from the coding sequence TTGGAAAACTTACAAAAAATAATTGTAAAACAAATTCCCATTATTAATAATAAAGATGTAGTCCGAAAATCAAATATATTCATAACTGCTGATAAAGATTATATTCCAGATGGTGTAAGCATGATAAATGCACCGTTTATGTGGAGTAAAGGAATTACAGGTAAAAATATTAAAATTGCAGTAATTGATTCTGGGTGTGATACAACTCATAAAGACTTACAAAATAGAATAATAGGTGGAAAAAATTTTACTACTGAAGACAATAGTAATATAAATAAATATGAAGATTACAATGGCCATGGGACTCATGTATGTGGAACAATAGCAGCATCAAATGATAATTATGGTGTAAATATAACATCTACTTTCTTAAATGGGAAATATGAAATTTTGTCAGGAACAAGCATGGCAACGCCTCATGTAACAGGATTCTTAGCTCTTTTAATAGAATGGTCAAAAAAAGAATTTGGAAGAAAATTAAGTGAAGCTGAATTATATGGTCAGTTAATAAAAAATACTAGTACTCTACCAATACTCAGAACACTTCAAGGTAATGGATTAGTATTTATGGATCCTAAGAATGTTTTAAAATAA
- a CDS encoding MFS transporter, which yields MENTVKTKKKYPFGFYVCALSFTLERMAFYSSKWLLGVFIVATVAKGGLGLDAVEGAKMSANLVAFTYLTPIFGGYIADRWVSPRLCVVLGAVLMGLGYVCGWQSAVQGSPALLWGMIALVSIGTGFFKGNVSGINGKLFDDPDQLDSAFTVQYSFVNIGSFIGTTFIAFIVAAYGYGPTFLVCAGLLFLDALWLLFAGKAAWGEVGKKPFKAGEVKETAVKKEEDNKPLTIIRKEKSCSYSSCNCILNSILGSLVLNLYASIISLGTRC from the coding sequence ATGGAAAACACAGTAAAAACTAAAAAGAAATACCCTTTTGGCTTTTATGTATGTGCTTTATCTTTCACTCTTGAAAGAATGGCATTCTATTCATCAAAATGGTTATTAGGTGTATTTATAGTTGCTACAGTAGCAAAAGGTGGTCTTGGACTAGATGCTGTAGAAGGGGCAAAAATGAGTGCAAACTTAGTTGCATTCACATACTTAACACCAATATTTGGTGGTTATATAGCAGATAGATGGGTTAGCCCTAGATTATGTGTTGTATTAGGGGCAGTATTAATGGGTCTTGGATATGTTTGTGGATGGCAATCAGCTGTTCAAGGATCTCCTGCTTTATTATGGGGAATGATAGCACTTGTATCTATAGGAACAGGTTTCTTTAAAGGAAATGTTTCTGGAATAAATGGTAAACTATTCGATGATCCAGATCAACTTGACTCTGCATTTACAGTGCAATATTCATTTGTTAACATAGGGTCTTTCATAGGAACTACTTTTATTGCATTTATAGTTGCAGCATACGGATATGGACCTACTTTCTTAGTTTGTGCAGGATTATTATTCTTAGATGCTTTATGGTTACTATTTGCTGGTAAAGCTGCTTGGGGAGAGGTTGGTAAAAAACCTTTCAAAGCTGGTGAAGTAAAAGAAACTGCAGTTAAGAAAGAAGAAGATAATAAACCTCTTACTATAATTAGAAAAGAAAAGAGTTGCAGCTATAGTTCTTGTAACTGTATTCTCAATAGTATTCTGGGTAGTTTGGTACTTAACTTATATGCCAGTATTATATCACTGGGGACCAGATGTTGA